Within the Agromyces atrinae genome, the region CTCCGCAGCGGCGCGCAGGGTCAGCATGAGGTCGCGTGCCGAGAGCGACGACGTCTTCGACAGGTAGCTCCACCCGGCGTGCTGGGCCGCGGGCAAATCGAGCAGCGTATCCATGCGGTCGACGGCCGACAGCAGCACGATGCCGAGCCGCGGGCGCTCGCGCCGAAGCTCGCGCCCGTAGTCGATTCCGCTGCCGTCGGGCAGGCCGATGTCGAGGAGCGCGACGTCGATCTGCCGGGGGTCTATCCGCGCTCGAGCCTCCGTCAGGCTCGACACCGAAGCGTGCACGACGAACGTGGCAGCCGAGGCCACCAGGCTCGTCAGAAGCTGACGGAAGAGTGGCTGATCCTCGACGATCGCGACACGCAGAACACTCACCGGATCTCCTGGTCGTGCAGTGGGGGGATGCCGCCACAGGACTCCGGGCTATTGGCGACTTCTTGAGCATAACCACCTCTTGCCGCCGTT harbors:
- a CDS encoding response regulator transcription factor yields the protein MSVLRVAIVEDQPLFRQLLTSLVASAATFVVHASVSSLTEARARIDPRQIDVALLDIGLPDGSGIDYGRELRRERPRLGIVLLSAVDRMDTLLDLPAAQHAGWSYLSKTSSLSARDLMLTLRAAAEGRSVLDRDLVARRRARTNTRLAALSPRQSHVLSLLAEGHTNAAIARELDVSPRSVENHVYAIYSTLGISRDDDRNARVLAARIYLAETR